The Bacteroidales bacterium genomic sequence GCAGAACTTTTATTTTAATAAAACCATCTACCTATGTAAATCTTAGTGGTAAGGCTGTTAATTATTGGCTACAAAAAGAAAAAATTCCTATTGAAAATCTACTTATTATTTTAGACGATTTGTCACTTCCTTTTGGTTTATTACGTCTTAAGCAGAAAGGTGGTGATGCCGGTCATAATGGATTAAAAAGCATTAATCAAATACTTGGTCATCAAAATTATTCCCGCTTAAGATTCGGTATTGGAAATAACTATAATAGAGGAACCCAGTCGGATTATGTTCTCAACCAATGGAGCGAAGAAGAAGAAAATAGGATTGGAGAATATATTAATATAGCTATTGATATCATAAAAAACTTTGGAACAATTGGAATAGAAAGAACTATGAACCAATATAATAAATATTAAACCTTATTTCAAAGGCTACAAATAAAAAAGTTGCAATTTTAATATATAACAATTTATTATTAATCAATTTTAACATATCCCCAGTTTTCGCCTGATCTTATACGATTTAATTGAGTGTGAGATATACCAAATTTTTTAGCTATCATTTTCAATCTTGTATTATCTCTTAGGAGTAATTTTTTAATGAGTTTTACTTTAGTTTCATCAAGTTTACTGTTAGTGATTTTTCTTTTTCTTCCATTCGGATTTTTTCTGTGATGAGCTGCCAACTCCCATTTATCAGCCCATTTAAGGTTTTTGGTATGATTATTTTGCTTATTATAATCTACATGTATTACAAATCTTTGGTCGTCTCTTTCTTTTTCAACAAAAGCCTCACCTACCATTTTGTGAATATAGGTTGTAAAAGGCTTTTTCTTAACACTCATTAAAATAAGTGCATCATAACCTTTAATATTAACTGGTTTTAATATAGTGGTTTTTTTATCTTTTAAATATCTTTTTACTCTTCCATAATTTGAAATATCATGTTTTGGATTGGTGTATTCACCTTTAATTTTTATTTCTTCCCATTGTTCATTCCAATATCCCTTTTCCATATTCTAAAGATTAAAATTAGTATAATAATTTATTCACTGTCCCGATATAGAAATACTTATTTTTGGAGTGTCCAAAAACTTATAATTTCTTAATTACTATCGTAGATAAAAAAATCTATGTTTTTTTTCGGATTGATAACAAATATAATAATAAAAATATTAATATTCAAATATATATACATTATTAAATAACTTTCTACATCAAATATTATGGTTTTAATAAAGATAAAAATTACACTGCTTTTTATCTTTATTTTTTCTCACAATTAAATATTAAATAACTATTGAATCAATATCTCTCAGATTTTTATCAGATAATTCTGTTTTACTTTTCAACAAATCAGTAATTAAGGTTAATTTAGCTGCTTCTTCAATTATTTCCATTTTATTAAATGATTCCATCAGTGAATTTCCTAATGTAATAATTCCATGATTCTTCATTATAATAACATTTGTGTTTAATGCTGCATTAGAAACAATATCTGCAAGCTTGTCAGAACCCATTAATGCATATTCAGCATAAGCCGGTGTTCCAAGAATAAAATATGATTCGCCTGTTATTTTACAGTTTATTTTTTTATCTGAACAAGCAAATCCTGAAGCAACGGTTGGATGAGAATGTATAACAGCTTTAATATCTTTTCTGATTTTATAAATATTCAAATGCATGTTTGTTTCCATACTCAACTTTATTCCCTTTGTCATATTTTGTCCATCTATTGTAACAATTCCAACCTGCTTTTTGTTCAATCTCCCTTTATCTGATAATGAAGCAGTAATCAGGATTTTATTTTCATCAACTTTCATACTTATATTCCCTCCGGAACAAGTAGTTAATCTGCGTTCGTAAAGTCTTCTCATAAAATAAGCTACTTCTTCTCTTTCTTTTGAAAATTTCATAATATTATAATTATGTTTTGATAATATTTTTTATTTCATTTATTGTTGGTAAAATTATTCCTTTTTCGGTTATTATTCCTGTAATATATTTTGACGGAGTAATATCAAATGCAGGATTCAAAGCACTTGAACCCGGTGAACAAACTAAAATTTTATGTATTTCCCCGTGTTTATCAATTCCTTCCTGATAAAGCACTTCATTTTCGCTACGTTCTTCAATAGGAATATCTTTACCTGATTTACAATTAATATCAAATGTTGTTGTTGGTGCGGCAATATAAAACGGTATTCCGAATTCTTTTGCTACAATAGCTTTTTCAAATGTTCCTATTTTATTGGCAGTATCTCCATTCATAGCAATACGGTCAGCTCCGACAATCATCATATCAATTTTACCTTTTGACATAAGATATGCAGCAGCATTATCAGGAATAATTACATGCGGAATTTTTTCATTCTTTAATTCCCATGCTGTTAACCTTGCTCCCTGACTCCTTGGCCTTGTTTCGTCAATATATACAAATATTTTTTTTCCTTTTCTATGTGCTATATATATTGGTGATAATGCACTTCCATAATCAACAAATCCGAGCCAGCCGGCATTACAATGAGTTTCAATATTATAGCCATCCTTAATAATTTCATTACCATATTCGCCTATTTTAATAGCATCTTTCACATTTTCATCTGCAATATTTTGTGCTTCTTTTAAAACAAAATCTTTTGAAATATTTATAGCATCATAAACACGATTTGTTGCATAAAAAAGATTTTGTGCTGTTGGTCTGGTTTCTTCTATCTCCTTTTTTGCATTATTAACATAATTGATGAAATTATTTTCGGTTGCTTCCATAATTGCTTGTGCCATTGCAAAACCTGCTGTTGCGCCTATTGCACCAGCCCCCCTAACGATCATTGTGCGTATAGCATTACATGATTTTTTATAATTATTTGATTTATATATTGAAAATTGAAAAGGCAAAAGGTTTTGCTCTATCATATAAACATTTTGTCCATCAAACCAAACTGTACGATAATGTTTGTTGTTTACAATCATTTCAATTATAGGTATTTATAAATATAAAATTACTTTGCAGATTATTTTTTTACATATTTTTACAAAAATAATAATTTTGAAGATTAAAATATACTAAAGTAAGTAATTTGTAGCTTTATTAGATAGTTTCATTAAGTTATAAAAAACTCAGAATTTTTAAATCGGAATAAAAATATTTTTGAATTCAGTATAAATAAAATAATACTTATAAAATTGTTACTTTTTATATATAATAATATTTCAAATAATAAATAAAATAGTATATTTGCACGAAATTTAAAAAAACACAGATTATGCCTGCAAAAATCAGACTAGCAAGAAAAGGAAGAAAAGAAAAGCCAATCTACCACATAGTGGTAGCAGATAGTAGGGCGCCACGAGATGGTAAAAACATTGAACGTATTGGTCTTTATGATCCTAATACGAATCCTGCTACTATTGAATTAAATTTTGATAGGGCATTATCGTGGCTACAAAACGGAGCTCAACCTACAGACACATGTAGGGCTATTTTATCTTATAAAGGTGTATTATACAAAAATCATCTTTTAAAAGGTGTTAAAAAAGGTGCTTTTGATGAAGATGAAGCAAACAAAAAATTTGAAGTTTGGACAGAAGAAAAAGAAAGCAAGATTCAAGAGAAAAAAGATAAAATAGAAGATACGATAAAAGCAGTGAGTAAAAAACAACTTGATGCTGAAACAAAAATTAAAGAAGAAAAGCTTCAGAAAGCTGCTGAAAAAAATGCTGTATTAGCTGCTGAAGTAGAAAAAGCTGCGGATGAAGCTAAAGTTGTTGAAGAAACAGAAGAAACTACAAAAACAGAAGAACCTGTAAAAGTAGAAGAAACTGCAAAAACAGAAGAAACTGTGAAAACAGAAGAACCTGTGAAAACAGAAGAACCTGTGAAAGTAGAAGAACCTGTGAAAGTAGAAGAACCTGTGAAAGTAGAAGAAACTGTAAAAGCAGAAGAAACTAAAAAAGAAGAAAAATCTGCTGAAGACAAGAAAGAAGATAAACCAAAAGCTTAGTTAAACTTTGTGAATGGATAAAAGTAATTGTTACTTATTAGGTACTCTTCGTAAAGTTCATGGAATAAAAGGAGAACTAATACTAACTTCAGATTTTTATCTTCCTGATGATATTGAAAAATTGGAATCAGTCTTTATTGAAATCAATAAAGGACTGGTTCCTTTTTTTATTTCTAAGCTTATCATCAAAAATGACAAATCTGCAATTATTAAATTCGATCTTATTGACACCAAACCAAAAGCTAAAGAATTTTTAACATTAAATGTTTATACTTTAAAAAATTATTTTCCGGATTCAGATAATTTTTCTTTTCAGTATTCAGATTTCATCGGATATTCTATAATTGATAAAAAATATGGAGAAATAGGTGAAATAAATAAAATTCTTGACATTCCCGACAATCCTGTTTTTCAAATCGTAAAAAATAATAATGAAATTCTTATCCCTATAAGTGATAAAATTATAAATAAAATCAATCACAAGGATAGAACTATTTTCATTACCGCTCCGGAAGGATTAATTGATTTATATATTTAGGTAACCTCTAAAAATGCAAATTTATTCGTAAACTCATGAGATCGCTTCGCTAAGTTCGGCGTTATTGCAAAATTTTAAAATCCTCATTTACAACAGTAAACTGCGGTTTTAAAATTTCTTATGCCTTGAAATTTACTATTTTTAGAGATTCCCTTTAATCTAAACTACTTTAACTTTATACTGAGTATATCCGGTAATAAGTTAAATTGTATATCCTTTATTTATACCTGCACTAAATACACTATAAAAACTTTTTTTTTTTTTTAGTTTCCTTTGTTTATTATTTTAATTATATTTGTATCATAATAAATATTGTTTTACTTATTAAAACAAAATTATTAATTACTAAAACATGAATCAGGAATTAAGAAAATTAACAGAAAAGGTACGGTCGTTATTTACTAAATATGGTATAAAAAGCATGACTATGGACGATATTGCCAGAGAACTGGGAATGTCAAAAAAAACATTGTATCAGTATATAAAAAATAAAGACGAACTAGTTCTGAGTGTTATAAAACTAATAGAAGAAGAACATGAAGAGTTCTTTAAAGAAATGCAATCAAAAAAGCTAAATGCTATTCAATCACTAATTTGCGTAAATAAATTGCTTCACAGGATGTTTAAAGAATATAATCCTTCATTTGAATTCGATATGAAAAAATATCATCCTGAAATTTATCATGCTGTAAAAAAACAAGCAATGGATAAAATGTACAATGCAGTTCTGTCAAATATAAAACAAGGCAAAGCTGAAGGATTGTACAGGGAAAACCTTGACGATGTATTGATTGCAAAACTTTATGCAAGCAGAATAAAAACTTTGAACGAAAGCGATTTGATTACACTTGAAGAAAAAATGAATCCTGAATTTAAAAATCAAATATTTGAATATCACATTCGTGGTATTGCCAACAAAGAAGGAATAAAACAATTTGAAGAAAGTTTAAAAGAATTAAATAATCAGAATGATGGATAAAATGAAAAGCATATTTATATTAATATTTTTAGTTTTTTTTGTTAGTATTATAAAATTGTATTCACAAATCGAAGAAACAAATGCTTTTACATTAAATGAAGCAAAAAATTATGCACTTGAACATAATATATTAATTAAAAATTCGAAACTGAATATTGTTTTGAGTGAGAAAAAAGTGTGGGAAGCAATAGCACAGGGTTTACCACAAGCAGACCTTACAGTAGATTATACAGACTTTTTTGACTATGAAATTGAATTTGGTTTTGGCGGTAGCACAAGTGAACCCCCAGTTCTTGATTACGACTTATTAGATGCAGGAGACCTCGAAGTTTTAAAGCTTTTAGAAGGATTAATGGAGCCATCTGGCTCATCAGTAATAGTTATGGATAATTCTTCAAGTGCCAAATTTCAAATCAGCCAGTTAATTTTTAATGGACAATACTTTATTGGTATTAAAACTGCAAAAATTGCAAAAAAAATTACAGAACAAAGTTTATTCAAAACCCAAAAGGATGTTAAAGAACTTGTAACAACAGCTTATTATCTTGTATTAATT encodes the following:
- a CDS encoding aminoacyl-tRNA hydrolase: MKYLVVGLGNIGVEYSNTRHNIGFKILDAIAIASNIAFKDKRHAFRAEYKFKSRTFILIKPSTYVNLSGKAVNYWLQKEKIPIENLLIILDDLSLPFGLLRLKQKGGDAGHNGLKSINQILGHQNYSRLRFGIGNNYNRGTQSDYVLNQWSEEEENRIGEYINIAIDIIKNFGTIGIERTMNQYNKY
- a CDS encoding class II aldolase/adducin family protein; its protein translation is MKFSKEREEVAYFMRRLYERRLTTCSGGNISMKVDENKILITASLSDKGRLNKKQVGIVTIDGQNMTKGIKLSMETNMHLNIYKIRKDIKAVIHSHPTVASGFACSDKKINCKITGESYFILGTPAYAEYALMGSDKLADIVSNAALNTNVIIMKNHGIITLGNSLMESFNKMEIIEEAAKLTLITDLLKSKTELSDKNLRDIDSIVI
- the mtnA gene encoding S-methyl-5-thioribose-1-phosphate isomerase, which translates into the protein MIVNNKHYRTVWFDGQNVYMIEQNLLPFQFSIYKSNNYKKSCNAIRTMIVRGAGAIGATAGFAMAQAIMEATENNFINYVNNAKKEIEETRPTAQNLFYATNRVYDAINISKDFVLKEAQNIADENVKDAIKIGEYGNEIIKDGYNIETHCNAGWLGFVDYGSALSPIYIAHRKGKKIFVYIDETRPRSQGARLTAWELKNEKIPHVIIPDNAAAYLMSKGKIDMMIVGADRIAMNGDTANKIGTFEKAIVAKEFGIPFYIAAPTTTFDINCKSGKDIPIEERSENEVLYQEGIDKHGEIHKILVCSPGSSALNPAFDITPSKYITGIITEKGIILPTINEIKNIIKT
- a CDS encoding 30S ribosomal protein S16, coding for MPAKIRLARKGRKEKPIYHIVVADSRAPRDGKNIERIGLYDPNTNPATIELNFDRALSWLQNGAQPTDTCRAILSYKGVLYKNHLLKGVKKGAFDEDEANKKFEVWTEEKESKIQEKKDKIEDTIKAVSKKQLDAETKIKEEKLQKAAEKNAVLAAEVEKAADEAKVVEETEETTKTEEPVKVEETAKTEETVKTEEPVKTEEPVKVEEPVKVEEPVKVEETVKAEETKKEEKSAEDKKEDKPKA
- the rimM gene encoding 16S rRNA processing protein RimM, coding for MDKSNCYLLGTLRKVHGIKGELILTSDFYLPDDIEKLESVFIEINKGLVPFFISKLIIKNDKSAIIKFDLIDTKPKAKEFLTLNVYTLKNYFPDSDNFSFQYSDFIGYSIIDKKYGEIGEINKILDIPDNPVFQIVKNNNEILIPISDKIINKINHKDRTIFITAPEGLIDLYI
- a CDS encoding TetR/AcrR family transcriptional regulator, which produces MNQELRKLTEKVRSLFTKYGIKSMTMDDIARELGMSKKTLYQYIKNKDELVLSVIKLIEEEHEEFFKEMQSKKLNAIQSLICVNKLLHRMFKEYNPSFEFDMKKYHPEIYHAVKKQAMDKMYNAVLSNIKQGKAEGLYRENLDDVLIAKLYASRIKTLNESDLITLEEKMNPEFKNQIFEYHIRGIANKEGIKQFEESLKELNNQNDG